The following proteins come from a genomic window of Daphnia carinata strain CSIRO-1 chromosome 6, CSIRO_AGI_Dcar_HiC_V3, whole genome shotgun sequence:
- the LOC130690204 gene encoding brefeldin A-inhibited guanine nucleotide-exchange protein 2-like isoform X4 yields the protein MRILSGDLSKMFIVKGLEKILADKDVKRSHLAQLRKACETALEDIQEELKHEETEKSTGSTSAALPLPRNYSANVINAEKHYLPFELACQCSVPRVVVIALDCLQKLIAYGHLSGTSLDPHNPQRRLIDRVVATICACFTGTPTEESVQLQIIKALLTVVTSQHVEIHEGTLLLAVRTCYNIYLASKNLINQTTAKATLTQMLNVIFMRMENQAIEEETTFSNPENHVEPADVLKREAKLEALEIVSIIVDDIIATAVNDASTEKEIEGDTQSEGGQSNGGPTPSIVSVSSSSLPRVPSQDSVDTIGGTSSSGGDLEPIGTSNSFSHVLQKDAYLVFRSLCRLAMKPLPDGIPDPKSHELRSKLLSLQLLLSVVQNAGPVFREHPVFLSVVRQCLCVALSRDGASSVTEVAELSLALFLALLNNFKAQLKKQIEVFFREIFLNILENPGSTFDHHWLVMQALTRICADAQSVVDLYVNYDCDLSAANIFERLVNVLSKIAQGRHVVDLRTTPIQEKALRIKGLECLVTILKCMVEWSRELYVNPNAHSNIDAEKMKENNTEENEGHGYVNGTLTTPKQFEAIKQQKEIWEQGIVMFNRKPRRGLQYLQSQKLLGEEAVDVARFLVTEERLDKTVVGDFLGDPDKFNKEVMYAYVDQLDFNEKDFVSALRHFLEGFRLPGEAQKIDRLMEKFAARYCECNSSLRLFASADAPYVLAYSIIMLTTDLHSPQVKNKMTKEQFIKNNRGINDSKDLPEEYLSQIYDEIAGNEIKMKAHSSSALGNKVSKPAGVANEKKRRLLWNMEMEALSSTARQLMESVSHVHSPFTSATHSEHVRPMFKVAWTPFLASFSVGLQDCDDLEVSTLCLDGIRCAIRIACIFHMALERDAFIQALARFTLLTANSPITEIKSKNIDTIKTLITVAHTDGNYLGHSWLDILKCISQLELAQLIGTGVRPQFITGTPTTPTGGNLTGNNLNLNLVAMNLNLNLPGISTSGSNLHLSDLPSVSINSLEPSVKESIGETISQSVVVAVDRIFTGSTRLDGNAIVDFVRALCQISLEELAHTTQPRMFSLQKIVEISYYNMGRIRLQWSRIWEVLGDHFNKVGTSSNENIAFFAVDSLRQLAMKFIEKGELANFRFQKDFLRPFEHIMKRNRSPTIRDMVVRCVTQMVHSQSDNIKSGWKNIFCVFLLAASDTDEAIVELAFQTINKVVTELYVTNMSAMIDSFQDCVKCLSEFACNPLYPDTNMEAIRLIRLCGRHVADQPALFRDGGAQLADEMVNSQLTSAVTNLGLIPEEERLWVRGWFPILFELSCIIGRCKLDVRTRALTVLFEMAKQYGSTFRSHWWKDLFKVIFRIFNQSKLPDQLSEKSDWLTTTCNHALYAMVDVITQYFDLIGSLLMDDFIAQLLWCVTQENEQLARSGVNCLENLVISNGPKLGDDSWLRICGCVDDIFHLTLPDALLTWSPHSAPTEADNGLKDTQRLFNGLLVQCQVQLELIHTIDNIVFFPSTTRKEDADLLASAKSISASQRDLDLDQGMFQFMSTEHLLLMVDCLAKSHNFARQFNTNSTQRNVLWKAGFRGSVRPNLLKQETQSLACAMRILFRLYHDEGRQNEWTMVADKLTHLGKDALEYYVTLETESHRDAWSPLMLLFLWKINQLSDEKFKTHVSSWHQLLCELVSFELKPELRSLLRKIFLKVGQVFRVVAAAP from the exons ATGCGCATCCTTTCCGGGGATCTCAGCAAAATGTTTATTGTTAAAGGTTTGGAAAAGATTCTCGCCGACAAGGATGTCAAACGAAGCCATTTGGCTCAGTTGAGAAAAGCTTGTGAAACTGCACTTG AGGACATACAAGAGGAATTAAAACATGAAGAAACTGAGAAGAGCACAGGTAGCACTTCAGCTGCTCTTCCACTCCCCCGAAATTATTCTGCAAATGTTATCAATGCAGAAAAGCATTACTTGCCTTTTGAATTAGCTTGCCAATGCTCAGTTCCAAGGGTTGTTGTAATTGCATTAGATTGCTTGCAG aaacttATTGCATATGGCCATCTGAGTGGAACATCTCTTGATCCACATAATCCACAGCGGAGACTCATAGACAGGGTTGTTGCAACTATATGCGCCTGCTTCACAGGGACACCTACAGAAGAAAGTGTTCAATTGCAAATTATTAAA GCCTTATTAACAGTAGTCACATCTCAACATGTGGAAATCCATGAAGGGACCCTACTTCTGGCTGTCCGAACCTGCTACAACATTTATCTGGCTagcaaaaatttaattaatcaAACAACAGCCAAGGCAACATTAACACAAATGTTAAATGTCATTTTCATGAGAATGGAAAATCAGGCT attgaagaagaaacaacATTCTCAAATCCGGAAAACCACGTTGAACCTGCTGACGTACTGAAAAGGGAAGCTAAACTAGAAGCCCTCGAAATAGTTTCCATAATTGTTGATGACATCATTGCAACAGCTGTCAAtg ATGCGagtacagaaaaagaaattgaaggtGACACTCAAAGTGAAGGGGGGCAAAGCAACGGTGGACCTACACCTTCGATCGTTTCCGTCTCTTCGTCATCGCTGCCTCGAGTACCCTCGCAAGATAGTGTTGACACAATTGGTGGAACCAGTTCCAGTGGTGGTGATTTAGAACCAATTGGAACTTCCAATAGTTTCTCGCATGTATTACAAAAAGACGCTTACCTGGTTTTCCGTTCGCTATGTCGACTGGCCATGAAACCTCTGCCCGATGGCATTCCAGATCCGAA ATCTCACGAGCTGCGATCCAAGCTCTTGTCTCTGCAGCTTCTCTTATCTGTGGTGCAAAATGCCGGTCCTGTTTTCCGAGAGCaccccgtttttctttccgtaGTCCGGCAGTGCCTATGCGTAGCTCTAAGCCGTGACGGAGCCTCTAGCGTTACCGAAGTGGCTGAGCTTTCTTTAGCTCTCTTCCTGGCTTTACTAAACAACTTTAAAGcccaacttaaaaaacaaatagag GTATTTTTCCGCGAAATTTTTCTGAATATTCTTGAAAATCCTGGTTCAACGTTTGATCACCATTGGTTAGTAATGCAAGCCTTAACGCGCATTTGTGCTGATGCGCAGAGCGTGGTAGACCTATATGTTAACTATGATTGCGATCTGTCGGCCGCCAACATCTTTGAGCGATTGGTTAATGTGCTTTCGAAGATCGCACAAGGGCGGCACGTCGTTGACTTGAGGACGACGCCAATACAAGAAAAGGCTTTGCGCATAAAAGGCCTCGAATGTCTTGTGACGATATTGAAATGTATGGTTGAATGGAGTCGTGAGCTCTACGTCAATCCTAATGCGCATTCTAATATTG atGCCGAGAAGATGAAGGAGAACAATACCGAAGAAAATGAAGGCCATGGCTACGTGAATGGCACATTGACAACACCGAAACAGTTTGAAGccattaaacaacaaaaggagATATGGGAACAGGGGATTGTGAT GTTCAATCGAAAGCCCAGGAGAGGGTTGCAATACTTGCAGTCGCAAAAACTTCTTGGAGAAGAAGCAGTTGATGTTGCTCGATTCTTGGTGACGGAAGAGCGCTTGGATAAAACAGTGGTTGGCGACTTTCTTGGTGATCCGGACAAGTTTAATAAGGAAGTTATGTACGCTTACGTTGACCAACTGGATTTCAACGAAAAAGATTTCGTCAGCGCCCTCCGTCATTTCTTGGAAGGTTTTCGACTTCCTGGTGAAGCGCAAAAGATTGATCGGCTTATGGAAAAGTTTGCCGCTCGCTACTGTGAATGCAATTCAAG TCTTAGACTTTTCGCTAGCGCTGATGCTCCTTATGTGCTAGCATATTCAATCATAATGCTAACAACAGACCTTCATTCACCCCAAGTTAAGAACAAGATGACTAAAGAACAATTCATCAAAAACAATCGAGGCATCAACGATTCAAAG GATCTTCCCGAAGAATACCTCAGCCAGATTTACGATGAGATTGCTGGAAATGAGATCAAGATGAAGGCACATTCGTCTAGTGCTTTAGGCAACAAAGTCAGCAAACCAG CAGGAGtagcgaatgaaaaaaaacggcgCCTCCTCTGGAACATGGAAATGGAAGCTTTGTCGTCAACAGCCCGGCAACTAATGGAATCTGTGAGTCACGTGCATTCACCGTTCACATCGGCCACGCACTCGGAACACGTTCGACCCATGTTCAAAGTGGCATGGACACCTTTCCTTGCTTCGTTCAGTGTTGGTCTTCAAGACTGTGACGATCTGGAAGTGTCTACCCTCTGTCTAGACGGCATCCGCTGCGCTATCCGCATAGCGTGTATTTTCCATATGGCTTTAGAACGGGACGCTTTCATACAAGCCCTGGCACGATTCACACTGCTAACAGCCAACTCGCCGATCACCGAGATAAAATCAAAGAATATTGACACGATCAAGACACTTATCACTGTTGCGCATACGGACGGCAACTACTTGGGTCACTCATGGCTCGACATCCTCAAATGTATCAGCCAGCTAGAGTTGGCCCAGCTAATTGGTACTGGTGTTCGTCCGCAGTTTATTACCGGAACTCCAACTACCCCAACAGGTGGCAATTTAACCG GCAACAATTTGAATCTGAATTTGGTCGCGATGaacttgaatttgaatttgccagGTATCTCCACTTCGGGCAGTAATCTACATCTTTCTGACTTACCTAGTGTCAGTATCAACTCGCTCGAAC CCAGTGTCAAAGAGTCAATCGGAGAAACCATTTCCCAAAGTGTGGTGGTTGCAGTTGATCGGATCTTTACAGGTTCCACTAGATTGGATGGAAACGCGATCGTCGACTTCGTCCGCGCCCTATGCCAG ATCTCGCTAGAGGAGTTGGCTCACACAACTCAACCTCGTATGTTCAGTTTGCAGAAGATCGTTGAAATCTCCTATTACAACATGGGACGCATTCGTCTGCAATGGTCGCGTATTTGGGAGGTCCTGGGCGATCACTTCAATAAAGTGGGCACGAGTAGCAACGAGAACATCGCTTTCTTCGCAGTCGACTCACTGCGGCAACTAGCAATGAAATTCATCGAGAAAGGAGAGCTGGCAAATTTCCGATtccaaaaagattttctgaGACCATTCGAACACATCATGAAACGTAATCGTTCACCCACGATTCGTGATATGGTAGTTCGTTGTGTCACGCAGATGGTACACAGTCAATCAGACAATATCAAGTCAGGATGGAAGAATATATTCTGCGTCTTTCTACTGG CTGCATCGGACACTGACGAAGCAATTGTAGAACTTGCTTTCCAGACTATAAACAAAGTAGTTACAGAACTTTATGTGACTAACATGTCGGCAATGATCGATAGCTTTCAG GATTGCGTCAAGTGCCTAAGTGAATTCGCCTGCAATCCACTTTATCCAGATACCAATATGGAGGCTATTCGCCTCATAAGGCTGTGCGGGCGACACGTTGCTGATCAACCAGCTCTGTTCCGTGATGGAG gGGCTCAACTTGCTGATGAAATGGTCAACAGCCAATTGACCTCTGCTGTAACCAACTTAGGCTTAATTCCAGAAGAGGAACGTCTATGGGTTCGTGGTTGGTTTCCGATTTTGTTCGAGTTAAGCTGTATTATCGGACGTTGCAAACTGGACGTGCGTACTCGTGCTCTTACGGTTCTCTTCGAAATGGCTAAGCAATATGGCTCAACGTTTCGATCCCACTGGTGGAAGGATCTGTTTAAAGTTATATTTCGAATCTTCAATCAATCGAAATTGCCGGATCAGTTGTCCGAAAAATCTGACTGGTTAACTACTACATGCAATCATGCTCTGTATGCCATGGTTGATGTTATCACGCagtattttgatttgattggtTCTCTGCTAATGGATGATTTTATCGCCCAGCTGTTATG GTGTGTAACCCAGGAAAATGAGCAACTTGCGCGCTCTGGTGTGAATTGCTTAGAAAATCTTGTAATTAGCAATGGTCCAAAACTAGGAGATGATTCCTGGTTACGCATCTGCGGCTGCGTTGATGATATATTCCATCTGACATTACCTGATGCACTATTGACGTGGAGTCCCCATTCGGCGCCTACCGAGGCGGACAATGGACTTAAAGATACACAGCGGCTCTTTAATGGGCTATTAGTCCAGTGTCAAGTACAGTTAGAATTAATCCACACCATCGACAACATAGTCTTTTTCCCATCGACGACCCGTAAAGAGGATGCGGACTTGCTTGCCTCTGCTAAAAGCATTTCGGCTAGCCAAAGAGATCTTGATCTCG aCCAAGGAATGTTTCAATTCATGTCGACGGAGCACCTGTTACTCATGGTTGATTGTCTGGCGAAATCACATAATTTTGCACGGCAGTTCAACACCAATTCAACACAGAGAAACGTTTTATGGAAAGCGGGTTTCCGAGGATCTGTCCGACCAAACCTACTAAAACAAGAAACACAAAGTCTTGCTTGTGCAATGCGAATCCTTTTCCGTCTTTACCACGACGAAGGGCGACAAAATGAATGGACTATGGTCGCGGATAAGCTAACACATTTGGGAAAGGACGCCCTGGAGTACTACGTTACTCTCGAGACTGAGAGTCATCGAGATGCGTGGTCGCCCCTCatgcttcttttcctttggaaGATTAATCAACTGTCAGACGAAAAG tttaaaacGCACGTTAGCAGTTGGCATCAACTTCTTTGTGAGCTGGTATCTTTCGAACTGAAACCAGAACTGCGTTCATTGCttagaaaaatttttctcaaaGTTGGTCAAGTATTCCGAGTCGTTGCTGCTGCTCCATGA
- the LOC130690204 gene encoding brefeldin A-inhibited guanine nucleotide-exchange protein 2-like isoform X1 has translation MRILSGDLSKMFIVKGLEKILADKDVKRSHLAQLRKACETALEDIQEELKHEETEKSTGSTSAALPLPRNYSANVINAEKHYLPFELACQCSVPRVVVIALDCLQKLIAYGHLSGTSLDPHNPQRRLIDRVVATICACFTGTPTEESVQLQIIKALLTVVTSQHVEIHEGTLLLAVRTCYNIYLASKNLINQTTAKATLTQMLNVIFMRMENQAIEEETTFSNPENHVEPADVLKREAKLEALEIVSIIVDDIIATAVNDASTEKEIEGDTQSEGGQSNGGPTPSIVSVSSSSLPRVPSQDSVDTIGGTSSSGGDLEPIGTSNSFSHVLQKDAYLVFRSLCRLAMKPLPDGIPDPKSHELRSKLLSLQLLLSVVQNAGPVFREHPVFLSVVRQCLCVALSRDGASSVTEVAELSLALFLALLNNFKAQLKKQIEVFFREIFLNILENPGSTFDHHWLVMQALTRICADAQSVVDLYVNYDCDLSAANIFERLVNVLSKIAQGRHVVDLRTTPIQEKALRIKGLECLVTILKCMVEWSRELYVNPNAHSNIGTYFLKNILSKLLLLMHFCLLDAEKMKENNTEENEGHGYVNGTLTTPKQFEAIKQQKEIWEQGIVMFNRKPRRGLQYLQSQKLLGEEAVDVARFLVTEERLDKTVVGDFLGDPDKFNKEVMYAYVDQLDFNEKDFVSALRHFLEGFRLPGEAQKIDRLMEKFAARYCECNSSLRLFASADAPYVLAYSIIMLTTDLHSPQVKNKMTKEQFIKNNRGINDSKDLPEEYLSQIYDEIAGNEIKMKAHSSSALGNKVSKPAGVANEKKRRLLWNMEMEALSSTARQLMESVSHVHSPFTSATHSEHVRPMFKVAWTPFLASFSVGLQDCDDLEVSTLCLDGIRCAIRIACIFHMALERDAFIQALARFTLLTANSPITEIKSKNIDTIKTLITVAHTDGNYLGHSWLDILKCISQLELAQLIGTGVRPQFITGTPTTPTGGNLTGNNLNLNLVAMNLNLNLPGISTSGSNLHLSDLPSVSINSLEPSVKESIGETISQSVVVAVDRIFTGSTRLDGNAIVDFVRALCQISLEELAHTTQPRMFSLQKIVEISYYNMGRIRLQWSRIWEVLGDHFNKVGTSSNENIAFFAVDSLRQLAMKFIEKGELANFRFQKDFLRPFEHIMKRNRSPTIRDMVVRCVTQMVHSQSDNIKSGWKNIFCVFLLAASDTDEAIVELAFQTINKVVTELYVTNMSAMIDSFQDCVKCLSEFACNPLYPDTNMEAIRLIRLCGRHVADQPALFRDGGAQLADEMVNSQLTSAVTNLGLIPEEERLWVRGWFPILFELSCIIGRCKLDVRTRALTVLFEMAKQYGSTFRSHWWKDLFKVIFRIFNQSKLPDQLSEKSDWLTTTCNHALYAMVDVITQYFDLIGSLLMDDFIAQLLWCVTQENEQLARSGVNCLENLVISNGPKLGDDSWLRICGCVDDIFHLTLPDALLTWSPHSAPTEADNGLKDTQRLFNGLLVQCQVQLELIHTIDNIVFFPSTTRKEDADLLASAKSISASQRDLDLDQGMFQFMSTEHLLLMVDCLAKSHNFARQFNTNSTQRNVLWKAGFRGSVRPNLLKQETQSLACAMRILFRLYHDEGRQNEWTMVADKLTHLGKDALEYYVTLETESHRDAWSPLMLLFLWKINQLSDEKFKTHVSSWHQLLCELVSFELKPELRSLLRKIFLKVGQVFRVVAAAP, from the exons ATGCGCATCCTTTCCGGGGATCTCAGCAAAATGTTTATTGTTAAAGGTTTGGAAAAGATTCTCGCCGACAAGGATGTCAAACGAAGCCATTTGGCTCAGTTGAGAAAAGCTTGTGAAACTGCACTTG AGGACATACAAGAGGAATTAAAACATGAAGAAACTGAGAAGAGCACAGGTAGCACTTCAGCTGCTCTTCCACTCCCCCGAAATTATTCTGCAAATGTTATCAATGCAGAAAAGCATTACTTGCCTTTTGAATTAGCTTGCCAATGCTCAGTTCCAAGGGTTGTTGTAATTGCATTAGATTGCTTGCAG aaacttATTGCATATGGCCATCTGAGTGGAACATCTCTTGATCCACATAATCCACAGCGGAGACTCATAGACAGGGTTGTTGCAACTATATGCGCCTGCTTCACAGGGACACCTACAGAAGAAAGTGTTCAATTGCAAATTATTAAA GCCTTATTAACAGTAGTCACATCTCAACATGTGGAAATCCATGAAGGGACCCTACTTCTGGCTGTCCGAACCTGCTACAACATTTATCTGGCTagcaaaaatttaattaatcaAACAACAGCCAAGGCAACATTAACACAAATGTTAAATGTCATTTTCATGAGAATGGAAAATCAGGCT attgaagaagaaacaacATTCTCAAATCCGGAAAACCACGTTGAACCTGCTGACGTACTGAAAAGGGAAGCTAAACTAGAAGCCCTCGAAATAGTTTCCATAATTGTTGATGACATCATTGCAACAGCTGTCAAtg ATGCGagtacagaaaaagaaattgaaggtGACACTCAAAGTGAAGGGGGGCAAAGCAACGGTGGACCTACACCTTCGATCGTTTCCGTCTCTTCGTCATCGCTGCCTCGAGTACCCTCGCAAGATAGTGTTGACACAATTGGTGGAACCAGTTCCAGTGGTGGTGATTTAGAACCAATTGGAACTTCCAATAGTTTCTCGCATGTATTACAAAAAGACGCTTACCTGGTTTTCCGTTCGCTATGTCGACTGGCCATGAAACCTCTGCCCGATGGCATTCCAGATCCGAA ATCTCACGAGCTGCGATCCAAGCTCTTGTCTCTGCAGCTTCTCTTATCTGTGGTGCAAAATGCCGGTCCTGTTTTCCGAGAGCaccccgtttttctttccgtaGTCCGGCAGTGCCTATGCGTAGCTCTAAGCCGTGACGGAGCCTCTAGCGTTACCGAAGTGGCTGAGCTTTCTTTAGCTCTCTTCCTGGCTTTACTAAACAACTTTAAAGcccaacttaaaaaacaaatagag GTATTTTTCCGCGAAATTTTTCTGAATATTCTTGAAAATCCTGGTTCAACGTTTGATCACCATTGGTTAGTAATGCAAGCCTTAACGCGCATTTGTGCTGATGCGCAGAGCGTGGTAGACCTATATGTTAACTATGATTGCGATCTGTCGGCCGCCAACATCTTTGAGCGATTGGTTAATGTGCTTTCGAAGATCGCACAAGGGCGGCACGTCGTTGACTTGAGGACGACGCCAATACAAGAAAAGGCTTTGCGCATAAAAGGCCTCGAATGTCTTGTGACGATATTGAAATGTATGGTTGAATGGAGTCGTGAGCTCTACGTCAATCCTAATGCGCATTCTAATATTGGTacgtattttttaaagaatattctttcaaaattgttgcttttgatgcatttttgtttattagatGCCGAGAAGATGAAGGAGAACAATACCGAAGAAAATGAAGGCCATGGCTACGTGAATGGCACATTGACAACACCGAAACAGTTTGAAGccattaaacaacaaaaggagATATGGGAACAGGGGATTGTGAT GTTCAATCGAAAGCCCAGGAGAGGGTTGCAATACTTGCAGTCGCAAAAACTTCTTGGAGAAGAAGCAGTTGATGTTGCTCGATTCTTGGTGACGGAAGAGCGCTTGGATAAAACAGTGGTTGGCGACTTTCTTGGTGATCCGGACAAGTTTAATAAGGAAGTTATGTACGCTTACGTTGACCAACTGGATTTCAACGAAAAAGATTTCGTCAGCGCCCTCCGTCATTTCTTGGAAGGTTTTCGACTTCCTGGTGAAGCGCAAAAGATTGATCGGCTTATGGAAAAGTTTGCCGCTCGCTACTGTGAATGCAATTCAAG TCTTAGACTTTTCGCTAGCGCTGATGCTCCTTATGTGCTAGCATATTCAATCATAATGCTAACAACAGACCTTCATTCACCCCAAGTTAAGAACAAGATGACTAAAGAACAATTCATCAAAAACAATCGAGGCATCAACGATTCAAAG GATCTTCCCGAAGAATACCTCAGCCAGATTTACGATGAGATTGCTGGAAATGAGATCAAGATGAAGGCACATTCGTCTAGTGCTTTAGGCAACAAAGTCAGCAAACCAG CAGGAGtagcgaatgaaaaaaaacggcgCCTCCTCTGGAACATGGAAATGGAAGCTTTGTCGTCAACAGCCCGGCAACTAATGGAATCTGTGAGTCACGTGCATTCACCGTTCACATCGGCCACGCACTCGGAACACGTTCGACCCATGTTCAAAGTGGCATGGACACCTTTCCTTGCTTCGTTCAGTGTTGGTCTTCAAGACTGTGACGATCTGGAAGTGTCTACCCTCTGTCTAGACGGCATCCGCTGCGCTATCCGCATAGCGTGTATTTTCCATATGGCTTTAGAACGGGACGCTTTCATACAAGCCCTGGCACGATTCACACTGCTAACAGCCAACTCGCCGATCACCGAGATAAAATCAAAGAATATTGACACGATCAAGACACTTATCACTGTTGCGCATACGGACGGCAACTACTTGGGTCACTCATGGCTCGACATCCTCAAATGTATCAGCCAGCTAGAGTTGGCCCAGCTAATTGGTACTGGTGTTCGTCCGCAGTTTATTACCGGAACTCCAACTACCCCAACAGGTGGCAATTTAACCG GCAACAATTTGAATCTGAATTTGGTCGCGATGaacttgaatttgaatttgccagGTATCTCCACTTCGGGCAGTAATCTACATCTTTCTGACTTACCTAGTGTCAGTATCAACTCGCTCGAAC CCAGTGTCAAAGAGTCAATCGGAGAAACCATTTCCCAAAGTGTGGTGGTTGCAGTTGATCGGATCTTTACAGGTTCCACTAGATTGGATGGAAACGCGATCGTCGACTTCGTCCGCGCCCTATGCCAG ATCTCGCTAGAGGAGTTGGCTCACACAACTCAACCTCGTATGTTCAGTTTGCAGAAGATCGTTGAAATCTCCTATTACAACATGGGACGCATTCGTCTGCAATGGTCGCGTATTTGGGAGGTCCTGGGCGATCACTTCAATAAAGTGGGCACGAGTAGCAACGAGAACATCGCTTTCTTCGCAGTCGACTCACTGCGGCAACTAGCAATGAAATTCATCGAGAAAGGAGAGCTGGCAAATTTCCGATtccaaaaagattttctgaGACCATTCGAACACATCATGAAACGTAATCGTTCACCCACGATTCGTGATATGGTAGTTCGTTGTGTCACGCAGATGGTACACAGTCAATCAGACAATATCAAGTCAGGATGGAAGAATATATTCTGCGTCTTTCTACTGG CTGCATCGGACACTGACGAAGCAATTGTAGAACTTGCTTTCCAGACTATAAACAAAGTAGTTACAGAACTTTATGTGACTAACATGTCGGCAATGATCGATAGCTTTCAG GATTGCGTCAAGTGCCTAAGTGAATTCGCCTGCAATCCACTTTATCCAGATACCAATATGGAGGCTATTCGCCTCATAAGGCTGTGCGGGCGACACGTTGCTGATCAACCAGCTCTGTTCCGTGATGGAG gGGCTCAACTTGCTGATGAAATGGTCAACAGCCAATTGACCTCTGCTGTAACCAACTTAGGCTTAATTCCAGAAGAGGAACGTCTATGGGTTCGTGGTTGGTTTCCGATTTTGTTCGAGTTAAGCTGTATTATCGGACGTTGCAAACTGGACGTGCGTACTCGTGCTCTTACGGTTCTCTTCGAAATGGCTAAGCAATATGGCTCAACGTTTCGATCCCACTGGTGGAAGGATCTGTTTAAAGTTATATTTCGAATCTTCAATCAATCGAAATTGCCGGATCAGTTGTCCGAAAAATCTGACTGGTTAACTACTACATGCAATCATGCTCTGTATGCCATGGTTGATGTTATCACGCagtattttgatttgattggtTCTCTGCTAATGGATGATTTTATCGCCCAGCTGTTATG GTGTGTAACCCAGGAAAATGAGCAACTTGCGCGCTCTGGTGTGAATTGCTTAGAAAATCTTGTAATTAGCAATGGTCCAAAACTAGGAGATGATTCCTGGTTACGCATCTGCGGCTGCGTTGATGATATATTCCATCTGACATTACCTGATGCACTATTGACGTGGAGTCCCCATTCGGCGCCTACCGAGGCGGACAATGGACTTAAAGATACACAGCGGCTCTTTAATGGGCTATTAGTCCAGTGTCAAGTACAGTTAGAATTAATCCACACCATCGACAACATAGTCTTTTTCCCATCGACGACCCGTAAAGAGGATGCGGACTTGCTTGCCTCTGCTAAAAGCATTTCGGCTAGCCAAAGAGATCTTGATCTCG aCCAAGGAATGTTTCAATTCATGTCGACGGAGCACCTGTTACTCATGGTTGATTGTCTGGCGAAATCACATAATTTTGCACGGCAGTTCAACACCAATTCAACACAGAGAAACGTTTTATGGAAAGCGGGTTTCCGAGGATCTGTCCGACCAAACCTACTAAAACAAGAAACACAAAGTCTTGCTTGTGCAATGCGAATCCTTTTCCGTCTTTACCACGACGAAGGGCGACAAAATGAATGGACTATGGTCGCGGATAAGCTAACACATTTGGGAAAGGACGCCCTGGAGTACTACGTTACTCTCGAGACTGAGAGTCATCGAGATGCGTGGTCGCCCCTCatgcttcttttcctttggaaGATTAATCAACTGTCAGACGAAAAG tttaaaacGCACGTTAGCAGTTGGCATCAACTTCTTTGTGAGCTGGTATCTTTCGAACTGAAACCAGAACTGCGTTCATTGCttagaaaaatttttctcaaaGTTGGTCAAGTATTCCGAGTCGTTGCTGCTGCTCCATGA